One stretch of Riemerella columbina DNA includes these proteins:
- a CDS encoding succinate dehydrogenase/fumarate reductase iron-sulfur subunit, giving the protein MSAKKGLNLTLKIWRQKNNKSKGQFETYKISGVSTDSSFLEMLDMLNENLVNEGKEPVAFDHDCREGICGMCSLYINGRAHGPDTGVTTCQLHMRMFKDGETITIEPWRSAAFPVIKDLVVDRSAFDRVMAAGGFISVNTSGNTTDANNILIPKEDADKAMDAAACIGCGACVATCKNGSAMLFVGAKVSQYALLPQGRIEAKRRVLKMVAAMDEEGFGNCSNTGACEVECPKGISLENIARMNREFMAATLTTAE; this is encoded by the coding sequence AAAATTTGGAGACAGAAGAACAATAAATCAAAAGGGCAGTTTGAAACTTACAAAATCTCTGGCGTATCTACAGACTCCTCTTTCTTGGAAATGCTGGATATGCTCAATGAGAATTTAGTGAACGAGGGTAAAGAGCCCGTAGCTTTTGACCACGACTGTCGCGAGGGTATCTGCGGAATGTGCTCCCTCTACATCAACGGTAGAGCCCACGGTCCCGATACAGGCGTAACCACCTGCCAGCTCCATATGAGAATGTTCAAAGATGGCGAAACCATTACCATAGAACCTTGGCGAAGCGCCGCTTTCCCAGTGATTAAAGACTTGGTAGTGGACAGAAGCGCCTTTGATAGAGTGATGGCTGCAGGAGGATTCATCTCGGTGAATACTTCGGGGAATACCACCGATGCCAACAACATCTTAATCCCGAAAGAAGATGCAGACAAAGCGATGGATGCTGCCGCTTGTATTGGTTGCGGTGCCTGCGTGGCGACTTGTAAAAACGGCTCTGCCATGCTCTTTGTAGGGGCTAAAGTTTCTCAGTACGCACTGCTACCACAAGGTAGAATAGAAGCCAAACGAAGAGTACTGAAAATGGTTGCCGCTATGGACGAAGAAGGCTTCGGTAACTGCTCTAACACAGGAGCTTGCGAGGTAGAATGTCCAAAAGGCATCTCGTTAGAAAACATCGCGAGGATGAATAGAGAATTTATGGCTGCTACACTCACCACAGCCGAATAA